In a genomic window of Chryseobacterium sp. G0162:
- a CDS encoding DUF1003 domain-containing protein, translating into MKKYSEKGEVLEKIADSITSWIGSIQSLIVHTLLFVTSFLLPMLNIVDFDKMLLILTTVLSLEAIYLAIFIQMSVNKSHEKIEDIQEDIEDIQEDIEEISEDIEEISEDIEEINEDIEDIQEDIEEISEDIEEINEEEEEEDHNEKAKNAILKSNVSSNKNEIKALKDIIAQLKNEIDQLKNEE; encoded by the coding sequence ATGAAAAAATATAGCGAAAAAGGTGAAGTTCTTGAGAAAATAGCAGATAGTATTACATCATGGATAGGATCTATTCAATCTCTGATTGTACATACTCTATTGTTTGTGACTTCGTTTTTGCTTCCGATGCTGAATATTGTTGATTTTGATAAAATGCTGCTGATTCTTACTACGGTACTTTCCCTGGAGGCTATTTATCTCGCAATCTTTATTCAGATGTCTGTCAATAAAAGCCATGAGAAAATTGAAGATATCCAGGAGGATATTGAAGATATTCAGGAAGATATTGAGGAAATTAGTGAGGATATCGAAGAGATTAGTGAAGATATTGAGGAGATTAATGAAGATATCGAAGATATTCAGGAAGACATTGAAGAAATCAGCGAGGATATTGAAGAAATTAACGAAGAAGAAGAGGAAGAAGACCACAATGAAAAGGCTAAAAATGCTATCCTGAAAAGCAATGTAAGTTCAAATAAAAATGAAATAAAGGCTTTAAAGGATATTATTGCTCAACTAAAAAATGAAATCGATCAATTAAAAAATGAAGAGTAA
- the rdgB gene encoding RdgB/HAM1 family non-canonical purine NTP pyrophosphatase, producing MNIEMELLVATHNEHKKEEIQQILGDDCIVKSLTDYNIHEEIVEDGDSFHANALIKAKYCFEKTGVPSLGDDSGLVVESLEGRPGIFSARYAGDHDFAKNIEKVLEEMQGIENRKAYFVTVLCYYDENGAQYFEGRVHGNLLMENKGFKGFGYDPIFVPEGYERTFAEMDPADKNKISHRKQALDLFMDFLKVK from the coding sequence ATGAATATAGAAATGGAATTATTGGTAGCTACCCACAACGAGCATAAAAAAGAAGAGATTCAGCAGATTTTAGGCGATGACTGTATTGTTAAAAGCCTTACAGATTATAATATTCATGAAGAAATTGTAGAAGATGGAGATTCTTTTCATGCCAATGCTTTGATTAAAGCTAAATACTGTTTTGAAAAGACAGGCGTTCCCAGTTTAGGCGATGATAGCGGACTTGTGGTAGAATCTTTAGAGGGAAGACCGGGAATATTTTCTGCCCGTTATGCCGGAGATCACGATTTTGCTAAAAATATCGAAAAAGTGTTGGAGGAAATGCAGGGAATAGAAAACAGAAAAGCTTATTTCGTGACTGTTTTATGCTACTATGATGAAAATGGAGCCCAATATTTTGAAGGAAGAGTTCATGGAAATCTATTAATGGAAAATAAAGGATTTAAAGGATTTGGATATGATCCGATATTCGTTCCTGAAGGGTATGAGAGAACCTTTGCAGAAATGGATCCAGCAGATAAAAACAAGATTAGCCACCGTAAGCAGGCACTAGATTTGTTTATGGATTTTTTAAAAGTAAAGTAA
- a CDS encoding CPBP family intramembrane glutamic endopeptidase → MENSRYPKFTFTWLGAVTLVVGLFVGTMAVSLFSTFWKVVFKENLELKDWFLMVANSVGFVMAIAFFDFFIVRRTTQQKLNFNLSSVNFSTYLLIFPMMAGMMFISEFTTTLIPTSGPFFGDFYEYFTQLMSQLTDNPVVMIIMTVIMAPVFEEIIFRGIIQKGLINKGVAPWKAILYASIIFGIVHGNPWQFISAVMLGCVLGLVYHKTKSLLMPILLHAFNNLTLSLLVLYGKEESFAKVFNVSEWLILAVGIVLFSLFYYLFMKKYKVHYSEM, encoded by the coding sequence ATGGAAAATAGCAGGTATCCGAAGTTTACTTTCACATGGCTGGGCGCTGTTACTTTAGTGGTTGGATTGTTTGTGGGGACGATGGCTGTGTCTTTATTCAGTACCTTTTGGAAAGTAGTATTCAAAGAAAATCTTGAATTGAAAGACTGGTTCCTGATGGTAGCCAATTCTGTAGGATTTGTTATGGCAATTGCTTTCTTTGATTTTTTTATTGTAAGAAGAACCACCCAACAGAAACTTAATTTTAACCTTTCCTCCGTTAACTTTTCTACGTATCTCCTTATTTTTCCAATGATGGCCGGGATGATGTTTATATCAGAGTTTACCACAACACTGATTCCAACTTCAGGGCCTTTTTTTGGAGATTTCTATGAATATTTCACTCAGCTTATGAGCCAATTAACAGATAATCCTGTCGTTATGATTATCATGACGGTGATTATGGCTCCTGTTTTCGAAGAGATTATATTTAGAGGAATTATTCAAAAAGGATTGATTAATAAAGGAGTTGCACCTTGGAAAGCTATTTTATATGCATCTATTATTTTCGGAATCGTTCACGGAAATCCCTGGCAGTTTATCAGTGCTGTAATGCTGGGATGTGTTTTGGGATTGGTATATCATAAAACCAAGTCTTTATTGATGCCCATATTATTACATGCATTTAATAACCTGACGCTATCCTTATTGGTGCTGTATGGTAAAGAGGAAAGTTTTGCAAAAGTTTTTAATGTTTCAGAATGGCTGATTTTAGCCGTAGGAATTGTACTTTTTTCTTTGTTCTACTATCTTTTTATGAAGAAATATAAAGTACATTACTCTGAGATGTAA
- a CDS encoding TIGR02757 family protein, which translates to MLKFEELRSFLDEKADQYNAPDFIENDPIQIPHRFSLKQDIEIAGFLAATISWGNRKSIINSANKILDIMGNSPYDFVLNYSEKDLKDIQDKSIHRTFNGEDFSYFIKQFNRIYKENESLEELFKVNDSETNFQHAIERFRSGFLETEKHRSHKHISSPYKNSSAKRIIMFLRWMVRKDKRGVDFGIWKDIDQKYLSIPLDVHTGNISRKLGLLERTQNDWKTVEELDIAIRRFDDKDPAKYDFALFGLGVTKELL; encoded by the coding sequence ATGTTGAAGTTTGAAGAGCTTAGAAGCTTTCTGGATGAAAAGGCAGATCAATATAATGCTCCTGATTTTATAGAAAATGACCCCATACAGATACCCCATCGTTTTTCATTAAAGCAGGACATTGAAATAGCAGGTTTTTTAGCGGCAACTATTTCGTGGGGAAACAGAAAGTCAATCATCAATTCGGCTAATAAAATACTTGATATCATGGGAAATTCTCCCTATGATTTTGTATTGAATTATTCCGAAAAAGATTTAAAAGATATTCAGGATAAAAGTATTCACAGAACTTTTAACGGAGAGGACTTTTCTTACTTTATTAAACAGTTCAACAGGATTTATAAAGAAAATGAAAGCCTGGAAGAACTGTTTAAGGTAAATGACTCTGAAACCAACTTCCAGCATGCGATAGAAAGATTCAGAAGTGGTTTTCTGGAAACGGAAAAACATAGAAGTCATAAGCATATCAGTTCACCTTACAAAAATTCTTCGGCCAAAAGAATCATTATGTTTCTGAGATGGATGGTACGTAAGGATAAGCGCGGTGTAGACTTTGGAATCTGGAAAGATATTGATCAGAAATACCTGTCTATCCCATTAGATGTACATACCGGAAATATTTCAAGAAAACTGGGATTGCTGGAAAGAACACAGAATGATTGGAAAACGGTGGAAGAACTGGATATAGCCATCAGACGATTTGATGATAAAGATCCTGCAAAATATGATTTTGCCTTGTTTGGATTAGGCGTAACTAAAGAACTGTTGTAA
- a CDS encoding ribonuclease Z yields the protein MSTYLTILGFNSAIPTVNTSPTAQLLEMEERNFLIDCGEGTQVQLRKAKARFSKINHIFISHLHGDHCFGLPGLIASFRLLGRENPLHVYGPKGIKKMLETIFQITETHRGFEVVYHELDKDYSEKIYEDNRVEVYTIPLDHRIYCNGYLFKEKPKDRHLNMKEIAKYSEIESCDYHNIKAGKDFVLSDGYVLKNEVLTLDPAPPVSYAFCSDTRYLESVIPIIKNATVLYHESTFLHDLKEMADYTGHTTALEAATIAQKAQVGKLILGHFSNRYADLTVFTDEARNIFPNSFLPKALESVKI from the coding sequence TTGAGTACTTATTTAACAATATTAGGTTTTAATTCAGCAATTCCTACGGTCAATACCTCACCAACAGCCCAGTTACTGGAAATGGAAGAAAGGAACTTCCTGATCGATTGTGGGGAAGGAACCCAGGTGCAGCTGAGAAAAGCCAAAGCCAGATTTTCAAAGATCAATCATATTTTTATTTCTCATCTTCATGGAGACCATTGTTTTGGACTTCCGGGGCTTATTGCTTCTTTCCGTCTTTTAGGAAGGGAGAACCCATTACATGTTTATGGTCCGAAAGGAATAAAGAAAATGTTGGAGACGATCTTTCAGATTACAGAAACACATCGTGGCTTCGAAGTGGTTTATCATGAACTGGATAAGGATTATTCCGAAAAAATCTATGAAGATAATAGAGTAGAGGTATATACGATCCCATTGGATCATAGAATCTACTGTAATGGCTATCTTTTTAAAGAAAAACCAAAGGATAGACATCTGAATATGAAAGAAATTGCCAAATACAGTGAAATCGAAAGCTGCGATTATCATAACATAAAAGCAGGAAAGGATTTTGTATTAAGCGATGGTTATGTTCTTAAAAATGAAGTGCTGACCCTTGATCCGGCTCCACCAGTATCATACGCATTTTGCAGTGATACTCGTTATCTTGAAAGTGTAATTCCAATCATTAAAAATGCTACGGTTCTGTATCACGAATCTACTTTCCTTCATGATCTGAAGGAAATGGCAGATTATACGGGCCATACCACTGCATTGGAAGCGGCTACAATTGCCCAGAAAGCCCAGGTTGGAAAACTGATTTTAGGTCATTTCTCCAACCGATATGCTGATCTGACGGTATTTACCGATGAAGCAAGAAATATTTTTCCTAATTCGTTTCTTCCAAAAGCGTTGGAAAGTGTAAAAATTTAA